Proteins from a genomic interval of Enterococcus mundtii:
- a CDS encoding CD3337/EF1877 family mobilome membrane protein, protein MGNYALNSYRSLLYTKGSFWFSASETFYQAMNGLINFILTANAWIYRVFDLGLQIFLSNDVFDQTIGSVFTTIIAMYNSLFSSVGILIFLVAIFSIFCVFMFKNPNEALKKMFLLFCIIGINSVIYSNGEQYMKDINHLADDFETQLVKAVKVPTFRENGEIAKETINVGEKSSVDRIREAYFTMAIEQPYSMINFGTVQITEEQEKFLYKENEVAGDKKEDKINKINELVENASEKNVYLTPDSIWDKLFISIFSLVNNIFVGGVFLLIAATKFLLKLLIFCMLFLLPIVSMLSMIPQFGNSLFNALGKILAVFLGGAFISLGLFVFYFIMTLIDYSIIRMAGTVDIVTCILALIVKIIVITLLYKNSGKILSFVTGGRITGNVTIPDSGLHTSDREKGLTEDKIAETEDPETESEGEGNNANHLTGRQSTMNSDEVGRSLIEGFEDSDSNSNSDQEDHTSNDRLTEEDPTMMESDEEENSETFEYEEEPSELEELEEDSLDIPEQDWAEEDEFEEDYEALDLPEEYDDYDEAFDEDELSELPEIADDFEQESEVEPLEIEAEEGDLRRNHLMT, encoded by the coding sequence ATGGGAAATTATGCACTTAATTCATATCGTTCCTTACTGTACACAAAAGGTTCTTTTTGGTTTAGCGCCAGTGAAACGTTCTATCAAGCAATGAACGGTTTGATCAATTTTATTTTGACTGCGAATGCGTGGATTTATCGTGTATTTGATTTGGGGTTACAGATTTTTTTATCGAATGATGTGTTTGATCAAACAATCGGCTCGGTTTTTACAACCATAATTGCCATGTATAATTCATTGTTTAGTTCTGTTGGGATATTAATTTTCTTAGTGGCAATTTTTTCAATCTTTTGTGTATTTATGTTCAAAAATCCGAATGAAGCGCTAAAGAAAATGTTTTTACTTTTTTGTATTATTGGGATTAACTCAGTGATCTATAGCAATGGCGAACAGTATATGAAAGACATTAACCATTTAGCCGATGATTTTGAAACGCAACTTGTTAAAGCGGTCAAGGTACCGACATTTAGAGAAAATGGTGAGATTGCGAAAGAGACGATAAATGTCGGGGAAAAATCGTCCGTAGATCGCATTAGAGAAGCGTATTTTACGATGGCGATCGAACAACCCTATTCTATGATCAATTTTGGAACCGTCCAAATTACCGAAGAACAGGAAAAATTCTTGTATAAAGAAAATGAAGTCGCTGGAGACAAGAAGGAAGATAAAATAAACAAAATTAATGAACTAGTAGAAAATGCCAGCGAAAAAAATGTTTATCTAACACCTGATAGTATTTGGGATAAATTATTTATTTCCATTTTTTCCTTAGTGAATAATATTTTTGTTGGCGGGGTCTTTTTATTAATTGCAGCTACGAAATTTCTACTAAAATTATTGATTTTTTGTATGTTATTCTTACTGCCGATCGTTTCCATGTTAAGTATGATCCCACAATTTGGCAATTCCTTGTTCAATGCGTTAGGAAAGATTTTAGCGGTCTTTTTAGGTGGCGCCTTTATTTCTTTAGGTTTGTTTGTGTTTTATTTTATTATGACATTGATTGACTATTCGATTATTCGTATGGCTGGAACCGTCGATATTGTTACGTGTATTTTGGCGCTAATTGTTAAAATTATTGTTATTACACTGCTTTATAAAAATTCTGGGAAAATCTTATCCTTTGTGACTGGTGGTCGTATAACTGGAAATGTGACGATCCCTGATTCAGGATTACACACAAGCGACCGAGAGAAGGGGTTAACGGAAGACAAAATAGCAGAAACAGAAGATCCAGAGACAGAGTCAGAAGGGGAAGGAAACAATGCGAATCATTTAACTGGGCGTCAATCAACTATGAATTCTGATGAGGTTGGACGGTCGTTAATTGAAGGGTTTGAGGATTCAGATTCCAATTCCAATTCCGATCAGGAGGATCATACGTCGAATGATCGGTTGACGGAGGAAGATCCAACTATGATGGAGTCAGACGAGGAAGAAAATTCAGAGACTTTTGAATACGAAGAAGAGCCGTCAGAACTAGAAGAACTCGAGGAAGATTCGCTTGATATACCAGAACAAGATTGGGCGGAGGAAGACGAATTTGAGGAAGATTATGAGGCGCTTGACCTTCCAGAAGAGTATGACGACTACGACGAAGCGTTCGATGAAGACGAGTTAAGCGAACTACCTGAAATAGCTGATGATTTTGAGCAAGAATCTGAAGTGGAACCTCTAGAAATAGAGGCAGAAGAGGGGGATTTGAGGAGGAATCACTTGATGACCTAA
- a CDS encoding ATP-binding protein, whose product MKLAIPLKHVYENMMYTKDNEIWAYYRIQSVSMPVTADKKKEEVKAKFRHLIGELKESGNVDIFMVPKDMTLEERFEELSDSFCKDLPEVARYYAKNTIKRLEHEMGLIYTYDWIIGVPLKSNELIDSFKDGMKKTYEKFRTNVVTQLGYDVVVGEKEFLAYREAELLIRRKMNLFQGKPLNEEEMKYLNRLNFIRNMPHTLEEEYANDTLENITDSEIDPSSRAGVLKLKSIEGESAIAVLPISDTPLEVSYMHVAEIVQTLPFPVELRFKLNFTQTKGALGMEGKANRSSLRLKNVVRESRAVGNAEGREISDSRKVVGNLQEQLNAEKEIVDWLGGIVVYAKDEKECRKRVGMIISLFKARKIKISRAQFQQVYLFYKFMMGESLKTADKKWVQTTTVAGFCENLLAINQRVGYHTGWYLGRVDPHLTPASTLQSAIRGSRNIILSNPFVANKYNEAMKTASLHQVVTGETGQGKSFLVSLLFMYMAMLDVKGLFIDPKTEKNKQIKAFLAKKENQKKYPYLYRLVRSFHLVALDPDKEENWGVLDPIVFLKGTDAKDTAEAMIYQIINLDDSRLAQTEVSRNIRLTIEERAQGQRVGMMNVIEKLQGHEEKEVKQVGDLLAEKVAGSVLRLGFSNGNTEGLSFTNRITIVGVLGLSVPKETDDPRFYTTAEKSSLALMVPLGKFCERFGAMNEEEETFEVFEEAWLFNTSPVGRKVLNAMKRVGRSQNNMLIYSTQSVADVNQEDDHGNFGTIFAFNEPKEEDKILEHVGVTVSEKNKEWLSGMKKGQCLMLDPYGNVQKISVHALFPEMLQLFQTVKETSGSNAEQRFS is encoded by the coding sequence GTGAAATTAGCAATACCATTAAAGCATGTATACGAGAATATGATGTATACAAAAGATAATGAAATATGGGCATATTATCGTATTCAATCTGTCAGTATGCCAGTGACAGCAGATAAAAAGAAAGAAGAAGTAAAGGCAAAATTTCGACACTTGATAGGTGAGCTAAAGGAAAGTGGAAATGTCGATATTTTTATGGTACCAAAAGATATGACATTAGAAGAACGATTTGAAGAATTGTCGGATTCGTTTTGTAAGGATTTACCAGAGGTAGCTAGATACTATGCAAAAAATACGATTAAACGTTTGGAACATGAAATGGGATTGATTTATACCTATGATTGGATTATTGGGGTTCCATTGAAATCCAATGAATTGATTGATTCGTTTAAAGACGGAATGAAAAAAACGTATGAAAAATTCCGTACCAATGTGGTGACACAACTAGGGTATGACGTTGTTGTCGGCGAAAAAGAATTTCTAGCTTATCGAGAAGCTGAATTATTAATCAGACGGAAAATGAATTTGTTTCAAGGAAAACCATTAAATGAAGAAGAAATGAAGTACTTGAACCGACTGAACTTTATTCGGAATATGCCCCATACATTAGAAGAGGAGTATGCCAATGATACATTGGAAAATATTACTGATTCTGAAATTGATCCAAGCAGTCGAGCAGGTGTATTGAAATTAAAAAGTATTGAAGGTGAGAGCGCGATTGCGGTGTTGCCTATTTCTGATACCCCTTTAGAAGTCTCTTACATGCACGTAGCGGAGATTGTACAGACCTTGCCATTTCCGGTGGAACTTCGTTTTAAATTGAATTTCACGCAAACTAAGGGCGCTTTAGGCATGGAAGGGAAGGCGAATCGTTCTTCTTTACGTTTAAAGAATGTGGTTCGAGAGAGTCGAGCAGTAGGAAACGCAGAAGGTCGAGAAATTTCAGATAGTCGGAAAGTCGTTGGAAATTTGCAAGAGCAATTAAACGCTGAAAAAGAAATTGTCGATTGGTTAGGTGGGATTGTCGTATATGCCAAAGATGAGAAAGAGTGTCGAAAACGTGTAGGAATGATTATTTCTTTATTTAAAGCACGAAAAATCAAGATTTCTCGTGCGCAATTCCAACAAGTTTATTTATTTTACAAGTTTATGATGGGTGAGAGCTTAAAAACAGCTGATAAGAAATGGGTTCAAACAACGACTGTAGCAGGCTTTTGCGAAAATTTATTAGCGATCAATCAACGTGTGGGCTATCATACTGGTTGGTATTTAGGGCGTGTTGATCCCCATTTAACACCTGCCAGTACATTGCAAAGTGCGATTCGAGGAAGTCGTAATATTATTTTATCTAATCCTTTTGTCGCCAATAAATATAATGAGGCAATGAAAACTGCTTCATTACACCAAGTCGTTACTGGTGAAACTGGACAAGGAAAATCCTTCTTAGTCAGTTTATTATTCATGTATATGGCAATGTTAGACGTCAAAGGGTTATTTATTGATCCGAAGACAGAAAAAAATAAACAAATAAAGGCTTTCCTAGCCAAAAAAGAAAATCAAAAGAAATATCCCTATCTTTATCGTCTCGTTCGGTCTTTTCATTTAGTCGCACTTGATCCTGACAAAGAAGAAAACTGGGGCGTTCTTGATCCTATTGTGTTTTTGAAAGGAACAGACGCAAAAGATACTGCAGAAGCAATGATTTATCAAATTATCAATTTAGATGATAGTCGTTTAGCACAAACAGAAGTTTCACGTAATATCCGTTTAACCATTGAAGAACGAGCGCAAGGTCAACGTGTAGGTATGATGAATGTGATTGAAAAGCTTCAAGGGCATGAAGAAAAAGAAGTGAAACAAGTAGGGGATTTATTAGCTGAAAAAGTAGCTGGTAGTGTCTTGCGTTTAGGTTTTAGTAATGGAAACACGGAGGGGTTAAGTTTTACTAATCGAATTACGATTGTAGGCGTTTTAGGTTTATCTGTACCAAAAGAAACAGATGATCCACGCTTTTATACGACGGCAGAAAAAAGTAGTTTAGCATTAATGGTGCCATTAGGTAAGTTTTGTGAACGATTCGGTGCAATGAATGAAGAGGAAGAAACGTTTGAAGTGTTTGAAGAAGCATGGCTGTTCAATACGTCACCTGTCGGTCGAAAAGTCTTGAATGCAATGAAACGTGTTGGTCGGTCACAAAATAATATGTTGATCTATTCTACACAGTCAGTTGCAGATGTGAACCAAGAAGACGATCATGGAAATTTTGGTACTATTTTTGCTTTCAATGAACCAAAAGAAGAAGATAAAATTTTGGAACATGTCGGGGTGACTGTTTCAGAAAAAAATAAAGAGTGGTTATCTGGTATGAAGAAAGGACAGTGTTTGATGCTTGATCCTTATGGAAATGTGCAAAAAATCAGTGTACATGCTCTTTTTCCAGAAATGCTTCAATTATTCCAAACGGTCAAAGAAACCAGTGGCTCAAATGCCGAACAACGGTTTAGTTAA
- a CDS encoding conjugal transfer protein: MKRKNLYNYKKALNVPYMVQKLTKKFSLENPIKVTKIAVFALTLLSLFTIFKPLMIMLRVIPGLDLACYALIPISVTMMYDSVEPDGLKIYHYLWDSVSYILQYKLIPKRIYQDKKYRAEVDEKIQFEKMG; encoded by the coding sequence ATGAAACGTAAGAATCTATATAACTATAAAAAAGCACTAAATGTTCCTTATATGGTACAAAAATTGACAAAAAAATTCTCATTAGAAAATCCGATAAAAGTAACAAAGATTGCGGTGTTTGCCTTAACACTGCTTTCTCTTTTTACCATATTTAAACCGCTGATGATCATGTTACGTGTGATACCGGGGCTTGATTTAGCTTGTTATGCGTTGATCCCAATCAGTGTCACGATGATGTACGATAGCGTTGAGCCAGACGGTTTGAAAATTTATCATTATCTATGGGATTCTGTGAGCTATATTCTTCAATATAAGTTAATTCCTAAAAGAATTTATCAGGATAAAAAGTATCGAGCAGAAGTAGATGAAAAAATACAATTTGAAAAAATGGGCTAG
- a CDS encoding TcpD family membrane protein produces the protein MLSTSFVNLSTSFYLAAAKPTLGDTKVWFTGEMKTALGIIVLALCCYFIFKQKIGMMVSTVVVGAFIWFLASDPVVIFDSIGHLFKPIFGG, from the coding sequence ATGTTATCAACCAGTTTTGTAAATTTATCAACGAGTTTTTATCTAGCAGCAGCCAAACCAACGTTAGGGGATACCAAAGTATGGTTTACCGGAGAAATGAAAACAGCATTAGGGATTATTGTGTTAGCCTTATGTTGTTACTTTATCTTTAAGCAAAAGATTGGCATGATGGTATCAACCGTTGTTGTAGGGGCGTTTATTTGGTTCTTAGCCAGTGATCCAGTGGTTATCTTCGATTCTATCGGTCATTTATTTAAACCAATTTTTGGTGGGTAA
- a CDS encoding conjugal transfer protein has product MALQIVLFIVCLVVVIGVAGYVLAHFLQQKKTKATEQEKREEEENRQPVHFRELETPKSAKKEESKIYLVKGDRTDSYKITVRLNNEIYEKEYYAYDSTISREQILNEFYYVNEREIVLIDEEGEHYYNQQAIERIDFIHRKILISQIDQEEQEKQEEQEVPEKQEVLKQEQIPENEGKEETEEKQEIDNDSNVSNEEQFSTVALESKPKKFFKKDKTGKQSLKPMQAKTFNRLFLASLVLLVSISVLGFTRTLGLSSRVDKVQASVTQLPKEFAGSNESNYSSIYRMNFYMQEFFETYIPLSTNSVEMSTRNEALKSYFADNVSLKLESSTVNREFISSELIDVDTTDKIIHAKYRVVTMTEQADEKIKDQSVYVVHLVENNGKFSLVSLPSISKNESFKTGFSGIEVEEEGNKLTDTDHTNVNDFCELFLKKYASGTEAELEYMMNDVESMGEAYTLESIDSSEYYESEGSIHGYVRATFKENATSALHQEDFSFEISKAGDQYKIIKMNHYLGGLN; this is encoded by the coding sequence GTGGCGTTACAAATAGTTTTATTTATTGTTTGTCTTGTTGTAGTTATTGGAGTGGCTGGGTATGTATTAGCTCATTTTTTACAGCAAAAAAAGACAAAAGCAACGGAACAGGAAAAAAGAGAGGAGGAAGAAAATCGACAGCCAGTGCATTTTAGAGAATTAGAAACACCAAAAAGTGCAAAAAAAGAAGAATCTAAAATTTATCTTGTGAAAGGTGATCGGACAGATAGTTATAAAATTACCGTTCGGTTAAATAATGAAATTTATGAAAAAGAATATTATGCGTATGATTCGACTATTTCACGTGAACAAATTTTAAATGAATTTTATTACGTAAATGAACGAGAAATTGTATTGATTGATGAAGAAGGCGAGCATTATTACAATCAACAAGCAATTGAACGTATTGATTTTATTCATAGAAAAATTTTAATAAGTCAAATTGATCAGGAAGAACAAGAAAAACAAGAAGAACAAGAAGTCCCAGAAAAACAGGAAGTACTGAAACAGGAACAGATTCCTGAGAATGAGGGTAAAGAAGAAACAGAAGAAAAACAGGAGATTGACAACGATTCGAATGTATCAAATGAGGAACAGTTTTCCACTGTTGCATTAGAGTCTAAGCCAAAAAAATTCTTTAAAAAAGATAAGACTGGGAAACAGTCTTTAAAACCAATGCAAGCTAAAACATTTAATCGTTTATTTTTAGCTAGTTTAGTTTTATTGGTTAGTATCAGTGTGCTTGGTTTCACACGTACGTTAGGGTTAAGTTCTCGTGTCGATAAGGTACAGGCGAGTGTTACTCAACTTCCTAAAGAATTCGCTGGTTCAAATGAATCCAATTATTCGTCCATTTATCGAATGAATTTTTATATGCAAGAATTTTTTGAAACGTACATTCCTTTATCGACAAATAGTGTAGAAATGAGTACTAGAAATGAAGCATTAAAATCTTATTTTGCAGATAATGTCTCATTAAAATTAGAGAGTAGTACGGTCAATCGTGAGTTTATTTCGTCAGAACTTATTGATGTGGATACGACCGATAAAATCATTCATGCTAAGTATCGAGTTGTGACAATGACAGAACAAGCAGATGAAAAAATCAAAGATCAATCCGTATATGTCGTGCATTTAGTTGAAAACAACGGAAAATTTAGTTTAGTTTCTTTACCTTCCATTTCTAAAAATGAAAGTTTTAAAACAGGCTTTTCTGGTATTGAAGTAGAAGAAGAAGGAAACAAATTAACAGATACTGATCATACAAATGTAAATGATTTTTGCGAATTATTTCTAAAAAAATATGCTAGTGGAACAGAGGCAGAACTTGAATACATGATGAACGATGTGGAATCGATGGGCGAAGCGTATACTTTAGAATCGATTGATTCTTCTGAATACTATGAGTCAGAAGGTTCGATTCATGGCTATGTTCGAGCGACCTTTAAAGAAAATGCCACAAGTGCATTACACCAAGAAGACTTCTCTTTTGAAATTTCAAAAGCAGGCGATCAATACAAAATTATAAAAATGAATCATTATTTAGGAGGACTAAATTAA
- a CDS encoding helix-turn-helix domain-containing protein → MFRFSYEEDKLKAELFSKNLKKIREERELVVEQIALLAGVSTASIRSYEAGTTLPNVKRVLKLANFFDVSLDYFFTE, encoded by the coding sequence ATGTTTCGTTTTAGTTATGAGGAAGACAAATTAAAAGCAGAGCTTTTCTCAAAAAATTTAAAAAAAATCAGAGAAGAACGTGAATTGGTCGTAGAACAAATTGCTTTATTGGCTGGGGTATCAACGGCAAGCATTCGCAGTTATGAAGCAGGAACGACGTTACCAAATGTTAAACGTGTGTTAAAACTTGCTAATTTTTTTGATGTATCACTAGATTATTTTTTCACAGAATAA
- a CDS encoding class A sortase codes for MRETTKKKHLFGAIGIGLIALSYMIFFIIHISIDHSAGKEREIKPSDTSFIEESRRNDLSDSSIYEEEITESGISKKSETASKESSTPSTKESKLTNTSQLDSAGNEDFSEMERPTLEEINHAQSNREGMSDQVVGGIEIPTIQLKLSILEGTTYQKMLYGATTLLANPIMGRGNYALASHNMGVEGSMFTSIYQLKEGEDIYLKDKQGKTYHYQVISNEVVDFRNTEKLNLTRKPTITLITCQTVQTTDNRVIVQGELVE; via the coding sequence ATGAGAGAAACAACTAAAAAAAAACATTTATTTGGAGCAATTGGAATCGGTCTGATTGCTCTTTCTTATATGATTTTTTTTATCATTCATATCAGTATTGACCATTCAGCAGGAAAAGAAAGGGAAATTAAACCGAGTGATACAAGCTTTATAGAAGAAAGTCGAAGGAACGATTTATCAGATAGTTCTATTTATGAAGAAGAAATCACTGAATCGGGGATAAGCAAGAAGAGCGAGACTGCGTCTAAGGAAAGTAGTACTCCATCGACAAAAGAATCCAAATTGACGAATACAAGTCAGCTTGATTCCGCAGGTAATGAAGATTTTTCTGAAATGGAGCGTCCAACACTTGAAGAAATTAATCATGCGCAAAGTAATCGTGAGGGTATGTCTGATCAAGTAGTTGGTGGAATTGAAATCCCAACGATTCAATTGAAATTATCTATTTTAGAAGGAACAACGTATCAAAAAATGCTTTATGGAGCGACAACTTTATTAGCTAATCCGATAATGGGGCGTGGAAACTATGCACTGGCTTCTCATAACATGGGGGTTGAAGGAAGTATGTTTACGTCTATTTATCAATTAAAAGAGGGTGAGGATATCTATTTAAAAGATAAACAAGGAAAAACCTATCATTATCAAGTGATTTCAAATGAGGTTGTCGATTTCAGAAATACAGAGAAATTAAATTTAACTCGAAAACCAACGATTACCCTAATTACTTGTCAAACTGTTCAAACAACAGATAATCGAGTAATCGTTCAAGGAGAATTGGTAGAGTGA
- a CDS encoding XRE family transcriptional regulator: protein MILTTKLSGGETIDNLVLNDLGRSVKASRIRFRMTQTEFAKEIGVSRQVISELERDIVRVSEETLNKIFDYIAMQDRHDPLECIIDYLRVTFPVNDVAGIFKDVLKIEKAYFAEVDSHLYGYIGGYQLDYIQVLYSKKNDERGVLIQLSGQGCRQFEAFLEAQGRTWFDFFYCCFEYNCRVTRLDLAINDYQEYLSIPTLLNKVFRQELISRFRKFDFNGSGSISEKKQEGTSIYFGSKKSEFYITFYQKNYEQARKLGIPVEEVPIKNRYELRFKNERAMLVIKEFMRSGDLANIVLGIIKDYLLFTDRRAGVSRKYWSVNRKWQTFLGDAEKMRLAVEPNEQLYERSKNWFKRTAAATAKIIQEIDEIKGTQEFQEIIDEIELSEKQQHVIEVQTTPILEMICSA, encoded by the coding sequence GTGATTTTGACAACTAAATTAAGTGGGGGAGAAACGATTGATAATTTAGTATTAAATGACTTAGGAAGAAGCGTAAAAGCTTCAAGAATAAGGTTTCGTATGACGCAAACGGAGTTTGCAAAGGAAATAGGTGTGAGTCGTCAGGTTATCAGTGAATTAGAGCGTGATATAGTGAGAGTTTCTGAGGAAACGTTAAATAAAATTTTTGATTATATTGCCATGCAGGATCGACATGATCCGTTAGAATGTATTATTGATTATCTGAGAGTCACATTTCCTGTAAATGATGTTGCTGGCATATTTAAAGATGTGTTAAAGATTGAGAAAGCTTATTTTGCCGAAGTGGATTCACATTTGTACGGTTATATAGGTGGTTATCAATTAGATTATATCCAAGTTCTCTATTCAAAGAAGAATGATGAACGTGGTGTATTAATTCAACTATCAGGACAAGGTTGTCGTCAATTTGAAGCCTTCCTTGAAGCGCAAGGTCGAACGTGGTTCGACTTTTTTTATTGCTGTTTTGAATATAATTGCCGAGTAACAAGACTTGATTTGGCAATCAATGATTATCAAGAATATTTAAGTATACCAACGCTCTTAAACAAGGTGTTTCGGCAAGAATTAATTTCACGATTTCGTAAATTTGATTTTAATGGCTCAGGAAGTATTTCCGAAAAGAAACAGGAAGGCACAAGTATTTATTTTGGATCGAAGAAAAGTGAGTTCTATATCACTTTTTATCAAAAAAATTACGAACAAGCTCGGAAATTAGGGATTCCTGTCGAAGAAGTGCCAATAAAAAATCGTTATGAACTACGATTTAAGAACGAACGTGCAATGTTGGTGATAAAAGAGTTCATGCGTTCTGGAGATTTAGCAAATATTGTCTTGGGTATCATAAAAGATTATTTATTGTTTACTGATCGAAGAGCAGGTGTTAGTAGAAAATACTGGAGCGTGAACCGAAAATGGCAAACTTTCTTAGGGGACGCTGAAAAAATGCGTTTAGCTGTTGAACCAAACGAACAGCTGTATGAACGATCAAAGAACTGGTTTAAACGGACAGCAGCTGCCACTGCTAAAATCATACAAGAAATTGATGAGATTAAAGGTACACAAGAATTTCAAGAAATTATCGATGAAATTGAATTAAGTGAGAAACAACAACATGTGATAGAAGTGCAAACAACACCTATCTTAGAAATGATTTGTTCCGCTTAA
- a CDS encoding FtsK/SpoIIIE domain-containing protein: MILPTAQLVGLITLIFVVLAGIRRTSKVRGKFFVRVLHRQMLAQMIVSRNWVDRKIKKGTDGKAQERIKFPKLYYRHKKFTTLITVPTDGKRYHEQMLKIGPVLEQMFFADLIDSRSELGFTQHELLIGLGTNRISINDVKVTKTSVQIMKDFTWDFAKMPHMLIGGGTGGGKTFFLFTLILHLSKIGTVYICDPKNADLVAIGELPAFKNHAFSGVDRIVRCLKDAETEMINRFAYMKTHSNYKWGADYTYYDMAPYFVVADEWSALMAEVNDDFKKRQEIMKPLTQIILKGRQAGVFIILATQRPDTEDIDGKLRDQFNLRLSLGKLEGNGYRMIFGKAGENKNFFNNEVRGRGYISDGGMPREAYSPLVPKSFDFKEALSKIPNMIEEDYSRLSLSEVEKGQLEKELEIEGGI, encoded by the coding sequence TTGATACTTCCAACAGCCCAATTAGTCGGTTTAATTACGTTGATTTTTGTTGTTTTAGCAGGTATAAGAAGAACTTCAAAAGTACGAGGGAAATTTTTTGTACGAGTTTTGCACCGACAAATGTTAGCTCAAATGATTGTTAGTCGTAATTGGGTTGATCGAAAAATAAAAAAAGGAACAGATGGAAAAGCACAAGAAAGAATCAAATTTCCTAAGTTATACTATCGGCATAAAAAGTTTACAACGTTAATCACAGTACCAACCGACGGTAAAAGGTATCATGAACAAATGTTGAAAATTGGTCCTGTATTAGAACAAATGTTTTTTGCGGATCTAATTGATTCAAGAAGCGAGCTTGGTTTTACGCAACATGAGCTTTTAATTGGGTTGGGAACGAATCGTATTTCAATTAATGATGTGAAAGTAACAAAAACGTCAGTTCAAATCATGAAAGATTTTACTTGGGATTTTGCTAAAATGCCACATATGCTTATTGGTGGTGGTACTGGTGGGGGGAAAACCTTTTTCTTGTTTACGCTCATTTTACATTTATCAAAGATAGGTACAGTGTATATTTGCGATCCTAAAAACGCAGATTTAGTCGCAATTGGCGAATTACCAGCGTTTAAAAATCATGCCTTTAGTGGCGTTGATCGCATTGTACGTTGCTTAAAAGACGCTGAAACAGAAATGATCAATCGTTTTGCGTATATGAAAACACACTCAAATTATAAATGGGGAGCAGATTATACGTACTACGATATGGCACCTTATTTTGTAGTTGCTGATGAGTGGAGTGCGTTAATGGCAGAAGTAAATGATGATTTTAAAAAACGTCAAGAAATCATGAAGCCGTTAACTCAAATCATTCTAAAAGGTCGTCAAGCAGGTGTCTTTATTATTCTAGCAACTCAACGCCCAGACACGGAAGATATTGATGGTAAATTAAGAGATCAATTTAATTTACGTCTTTCTCTTGGTAAGTTAGAAGGAAACGGCTATCGAATGATTTTTGGGAAAGCTGGAGAAAATAAGAATTTCTTCAATAATGAAGTACGTGGACGTGGTTATATTAGTGATGGAGGAATGCCAAGGGAGGCTTATTCTCCATTAGTTCCTAAAAGTTTTGATTTTAAGGAAGCTTTGTCTAAAATACCGAACATGATTGAAGAAGATTATTCACGATTAAGTTTATCGGAAGTTGAGAAAGGACAACTTGAAAAAGAGTTAGAAATCGAAGGCGGAATATGA
- a CDS encoding DUF961 family protein encodes MAKRNELNAGMEIDADETFGDMTFLRMKSPKTEVDEDTGERIPVALRYVVIARKQLSEEIITVPVETPLRELVAGDKVKLVNPTTNLLGFGNGNFASSYIQVFAEDIKKLNEPTTEPVGTTNTPKDPKKNQNN; translated from the coding sequence ATGGCTAAAAGAAATGAATTGAATGCAGGCATGGAAATTGATGCAGATGAAACGTTTGGAGACATGACCTTTTTACGTATGAAGTCACCAAAAACAGAAGTGGATGAAGATACAGGTGAGCGTATTCCAGTAGCGCTACGCTATGTTGTAATTGCGAGGAAACAATTATCTGAAGAAATTATTACTGTGCCAGTTGAAACACCATTACGTGAATTGGTTGCTGGTGATAAAGTAAAACTAGTGAATCCGACGACTAATCTACTGGGTTTTGGAAATGGAAATTTTGCAAGTAGCTATATTCAAGTGTTTGCGGAAGATATCAAAAAATTGAATGAACCAACAACTGAACCAGTTGGAACGACGAATACTCCAAAAGATCCAAAAAAGAATCAAAATAATTAG
- a CDS encoding DUF961 family protein, which yields MEFLKIKPQETFGTLSFVGKPIKGAEYTQGLGQARKHVGNYCRLLSAKQSEAIEVIFPTRVNLSDFAFGDVVSIADVRVEPISESTGSGAITGWRIFAQSIKKGTV from the coding sequence ATGGAATTTTTAAAGATAAAACCACAAGAAACATTTGGAACATTATCTTTTGTTGGAAAACCAATTAAAGGTGCAGAATATACACAAGGTTTGGGACAAGCTCGTAAGCATGTTGGTAACTATTGTCGTTTACTAAGCGCTAAGCAGTCAGAAGCAATTGAAGTTATTTTTCCAACTCGTGTGAATTTAAGTGACTTTGCTTTCGGTGATGTGGTGTCAATTGCAGATGTAAGAGTTGAACCTATCAGTGAGAGTACAGGTAGCGGAGCGATTACAGGTTGGCGTATATTTGCACAAAGTATTAAAAAAGGAACTGTGTAG